Below is a genomic region from Deinococcus sp. YIM 77859.
GGGTCGAGTTTGGGTCAGGGCGTCATAGACGTCCGCGACCGCCACAATCCGCCCGCTGAGGGGAATCGTCTCACCCTGAAGGCCCTGCGGGTACCCCTGGCCGTCCCAACGCTCGTGGTGCGTGAGGGCAATCTCCTCGGCGAGCCGCAGCAGCTCCGAGCGCCCCCCCGAAAGGATGCGGGCACCTATCAGGGTATGCCGCTGCATCTGTGCGTACTCTTCCGCATTCAGCCTACCCGGCTTGAGCAGGATGCTGTCGGGAATTCCGATCTTGCCGACGTCGTGGAGGCGGGCCGCGATCCCCAGCGTGCTCGCCTGTTGTTCTGACCAGCCCAGCGCCCGTGCGATCTGTGCGGCAATCCGGCCCACACGCCGGGTGTGCTCGCCCGTGCTGTCGTCGCGGTACTCCGCCGCGATCGCCAGGCGAGTCACCACCTCGTGCTGTGCGCGGGCCAGCTCTTCGGTGCGCTCCCGCACCTGCATCTCCGCCGCATGCCGGGCCTCCTGTTCCACTTCGGTCCGCATGCGGTACACGTCCGCGTCGTGCCGCGCCCGTTCCACCTCAAACTGAATGGTCAGGTTGCGGGTCTGCCGGTCGCGTTCGGTATGGAAGAGCTCGCGTTCGATCTGACGCAGCGCCTCGCTGTGGTGAAGCGCCTCCAGGTACTGCCCTTCCCGCTTAAAGAGGGTCGCCAGCGCTTCGTGAGCGGCGGCCGCCTCTTTGGGAAACTCCGAATGAACCGCCAGGTCGAGGGTCGTCTGCAACTCCCGCAGGGCGTTGGGGACTTGTCCCCTCTTGAGGTACAGGCGGCCCAGGTGCAGCCGGGCATTGAGCTCTCCCTGGGTGGAACCGATCGCCAGGGCGATACTCAGGGCCTCCTGGTGCATCGCACAGGCCTGTTCGGGCTGGCCGATCTGTTCGTGCAGCGAGCCCAGGGTATCGAGGGCCTGGAGCTCACCGACCTGATACCCGAGGTCGCGGCTGAGCTCTAGGGCTTGTTCGATGTAGTTCTGCGCTCGGTCGTATTTTTTGGCTTCGAGACAAAATCCACCCAGGTTCAGGAGAACCGTCGCCAGGACATATTTGTTCGCCCCGGCCAGAGCGACCCGGTGGGCCGATTCGAGCACCTGAATGGCGAGCTCGTTGTCCCCGCTCAGATGGTGGACGGTGGCCAAATTATGCAGGATGGAGGCTTCGGTGTTGGCGTCCTGGGGTTGGGTCTGGTACAGCCGGTAAGCGTTGGACAGGGTGCGAACGGCTTCCCCATACTGTCCAAACCACATCTGAACATGGCCGATATTGATCAAGCACTGCACCTGCCCCGTGACATCGCCTTCCTGTTGCCAGAGGCGAAGCGCGCGGTGCAGCAGGTGCAGGGCCTCTCCCGCCTGCCCCTGCTGGTGCAGGGCACCGGCAAGGTGGTTGAGGGCCGTCGCCTGCACCGTTCGCGCCCGGGAGGTGGCCAGGGGTTCTGTGCGCGCGATGGCAGCTTGCAGGACATGCTGGGCCTTCTCAAACTGGCCCAGGTTCAGGTAGACCTTTCCGGTGAAGCACTCGGCTTCGGCCTGACCCAGTTCGTCTTTGAGGCCGCCGTAGAGGCTGGCCGCGAGCTGCAGTTCTTGGAGGGCGGCGGGCAGCTCAGAACAGGCGAGAAGCGCGCGTCCGAGAAGAAGCGCGGTGCTCGCCTGATGGTAGGGAGAGTCGCCCTCCCGAACGAGGGCCCAACAACTCCGTGCCAGTGACGCGGCCTGGGCGGGATCTGCCTTAAGGGTTTCGTGGATGGCCTGCTGCAGCGCTTCGATGCGGGCCATAGGGGTCGCCCCTGGCAGAGGACAATCAGGCCGAGGGTGGTCAGCAGTCACGGCACGTGTCGCATTCAGTTCTGAAGGACGTTCTCCAGGAACGCCGCCAGATCAAGACGGCCCTTACTTCCCAACATACCCTTGTAGGCGTCGTTGGCACTGTTGCTGTAGACATCAAACGCACTGTCCGCCATCCTAGCGGTGACCTCGGCACGGGCCAAGCTCTGCTTCTGCCCGAGGGCCAGGGCCAACCCACCCGCCACCATCGGGGCCGCCATCGAGGTGCCGCTCCAAGCCGCCATCCGGCCGTCCGGTGCGGGGGCGTACACGTTCTCGCCGGGAGCGACGATCTCCAGCGTGCTCGCGTAGTTCGAGAAGCTGGATTTCGCGTCCGACAGGTCGACACTCCCTACGCTGAGGAAGTACGCTCCGCTGCCCGCCTGGGTGGCGTTCGCCGCCGGGTACGTGATTCGGTTGAGGTTGCTGTTGCCCGCCGAAGCCGTCACCAGGACGCCTTGGGCCGTGACCTTGTCGATGGCGTTCTGAATGAGTTGGGAATTCTCGGTGGTGCCCAGGCTGAGGTTGATGACCTGTGCCCCCTTCTCGGCTGCCCACTCGATGGCCCGCGCGACCATCAGGGCGTCGCCAGAGCCGTCGGGCCCGAGGACACGCAGCGGCATGATTTTGGCCCCCGGGGCGATCTGCAGGACGATGCCGGCCACATTCGTGCCGTGTCCGTAGCCGCCCTGACCGGCCGTGCCCTCCTCCTGCGGGCTCGCGTCGCCGCTGTAGAAGTCACGCCAGGTCGAGGGATCGGAGAGCGCCCCCTGGAACGCCGGGTGTTGCAGGTCGATCCCCGTGTCGATGACCGCCACCGTCACGCCCGCGCCGAGGTTCGGGGCGAGACGCTGGGCTTGGGCGAGGTTGATCTTCTCCCAGAGGGCGGCGTTTTCGGGCAATGACGACTGGGCTCCCCCGGCCCAGATGCCAATAACACCCCCGGCCCAGATGCCAATGACCCCGTTCATCTTCGCGGTCATCTTGCCGCCACCACTGATGACGTCCCTGTTGGCTTCGACATGAACCTTGCGGCCACCGAGGGCCTGCAGGGCCGAGAGGGGCTTCAGACTGCCGTTCAGGCCGAGCAGGGCGGTGCAGCCCCCGCTCGCCCCAGCGGAGCAGGCGGTGTCCCCTTCGATGACTTCGCCGCCGACGGCCTGGGCAAGCGCCTGCGGGGTTTCACCGGCGCGCAGGCTGACGGTGGCCACGTAGTCGTAGCGGGGGGTGACCTGATTCCCCTGGGACGGAAGCCCGGAAGGGGTGGTGGTTGAGCACGCGCTGAGAAGCGTGAGTGTCAACAGCCCAAGGGTGGTCCATGCACGACGTCGCATACCTATCCTCCTTATTGTCCTGCTGTGGTGTCACAGAAATCTTACAGGAAATTTTTCACCTGTCCATCATCTTCCTAAGGAAGGTGGAAGGTAGCGCCCCCAACAGGAACCGGGAGAACCTAAGCGGACTCCCCCCACCCCAACCGCGCCGAGACCTGACCCGCCGCCCGCCCCATCCGTTCGGCCACGGCCCCGATCTGCTCGCGGGTCAGGCGGGAGGTGGGCGCAGAGACGCTGAGGGAGGCGACGACCTGGCCCGACTGGTCCCGCACGGGCACGGCCACGCAGCGCACCCCCAGTTCGCGTTCCTCGTCGTCCAGGCTGTAGCCCTGCTCGCGTACCCGCGCCAGTTCCTCCAGCAGGGCCGGGAGGGTGGTGAGGGTACGGGGCGTATAGGCCGTGAAGGGGCCTTCACCGAGTTTCTGGCGAGCTTCCTCCTCGGGTCGCCAGGCGAGCAGCACCTTGCCCACCCCCGAGGCGTGAAGCGGCGCACTCTCGCCGAGCTGCGCGAACATCCGCACGAGTTGTCGCCCCTCCACCTGATGGACATAGACGGCCTCGTCGCCATACAGCACGGCGAGGTTGACCGTCTCGTTCAGCTCGGCCACCAGGGCGTCCATCTCGGGTTGGGCCGCCGCCATCAGGCTGTTGCGTTCCGCAAAGGCCAGACCCACCTGATAGGCCCGCAGCCCCACGCTGAACATCCCGGTCTGCTCCTCCCACTCGACAAAGCCCTGTTGCCGCAGGGTCTCGAGCAGGCGGTAGGTCGTGCTCACCGACAGTCCGACCTGCCGCGCGAGCTGGCTGAGGGGGGCGCGGCGCAGGTCCTTGAGCGCGAGCAGGACGGTCAGCCCGCGCTCCAGGGTGCGGACGCTGCTCGTTTCGCCGCTGCGGGCGCGGCCGGGTTTGTGGCGTGCGGGCGTGGTCATCTCAGAAGAGGGTAGCGCGCTCGCCTGGGGCCTGTCCCCTGGACCGGCCTCAAGCGAGTTCCCGGTAGGCGGGCAGGGTCAGGAACTCGGCGAGCGGCGAGCGGGTGGCAATGTCCCTAAAGAGCTGTCCGGCATGGGCATAGTCAGGACCCAGCTTGCCCAGCTCTTCGCCAAAGAGCTGCTCGAGCAGCTCGGGGGTGAGGGTGCGGCCATCCTCCAGCCGCACGCGGTGGTGCAGCCACTGCCAGAGCTGGGCGCGGCTGATCTCGGCGGTCGCCGCGTCTTCCATCAGGTTGTG
It encodes:
- a CDS encoding HD domain-containing phosphohydrolase, coding for MARIEALQQAIHETLKADPAQAASLARSCWALVREGDSPYHQASTALLLGRALLACSELPAALQELQLAASLYGGLKDELGQAEAECFTGKVYLNLGQFEKAQHVLQAAIARTEPLATSRARTVQATALNHLAGALHQQGQAGEALHLLHRALRLWQQEGDVTGQVQCLINIGHVQMWFGQYGEAVRTLSNAYRLYQTQPQDANTEASILHNLATVHHLSGDNELAIQVLESAHRVALAGANKYVLATVLLNLGGFCLEAKKYDRAQNYIEQALELSRDLGYQVGELQALDTLGSLHEQIGQPEQACAMHQEALSIALAIGSTQGELNARLHLGRLYLKRGQVPNALRELQTTLDLAVHSEFPKEAAAAHEALATLFKREGQYLEALHHSEALRQIERELFHTERDRQTRNLTIQFEVERARHDADVYRMRTEVEQEARHAAEMQVRERTEELARAQHEVVTRLAIAAEYRDDSTGEHTRRVGRIAAQIARALGWSEQQASTLGIAARLHDVGKIGIPDSILLKPGRLNAEEYAQMQRHTLIGARILSGGRSELLRLAEEIALTHHERWDGQGYPQGLQGETIPLSGRIVAVADVYDALTQTRPYKRAWTHEEALRELQRQAGAQFDPRVVSIALDVLPELTRPGSAPRPSSMLDDPSFLQDDASQVLSVFEQLLAERKQELNLTQWKAEVEGPRE
- a CDS encoding S8 family serine peptidase, producing MRRRAWTTLGLLTLTLLSACSTTTPSGLPSQGNQVTPRYDYVATVSLRAGETPQALAQAVGGEVIEGDTACSAGASGGCTALLGLNGSLKPLSALQALGGRKVHVEANRDVISGGGKMTAKMNGVIGIWAGGVIGIWAGGAQSSLPENAALWEKINLAQAQRLAPNLGAGVTVAVIDTGIDLQHPAFQGALSDPSTWRDFYSGDASPQEEGTAGQGGYGHGTNVAGIVLQIAPGAKIMPLRVLGPDGSGDALMVARAIEWAAEKGAQVINLSLGTTENSQLIQNAIDKVTAQGVLVTASAGNSNLNRITYPAANATQAGSGAYFLSVGSVDLSDAKSSFSNYASTLEIVAPGENVYAPAPDGRMAAWSGTSMAAPMVAGGLALALGQKQSLARAEVTARMADSAFDVYSNSANDAYKGMLGSKGRLDLAAFLENVLQN
- a CDS encoding IclR family transcriptional regulator, whose product is MTTPARHKPGRARSGETSSVRTLERGLTVLLALKDLRRAPLSQLARQVGLSVSTTYRLLETLRQQGFVEWEEQTGMFSVGLRAYQVGLAFAERNSLMAAAQPEMDALVAELNETVNLAVLYGDEAVYVHQVEGRQLVRMFAQLGESAPLHASGVGKVLLAWRPEEEARQKLGEGPFTAYTPRTLTTLPALLEELARVREQGYSLDDEERELGVRCVAVPVRDQSGQVVASLSVSAPTSRLTREQIGAVAERMGRAAGQVSARLGWGESA